One Streptomyces sp. NBC_00554 DNA segment encodes these proteins:
- the bldG gene encoding anti-sigma factor antagonist BldG, with product MDLSLSTRSVSGPNGDRTVVEVGGEIDVYTAPKLREQLVELVNDGSFHLVVDMEGVDFLDSTGLGVLVGGLKRVRAHEGSLRLVCNQERILKIFRITGLTKVFPIHTSVEEAVNATD from the coding sequence GTGGACCTGTCTCTGTCGACTCGCAGTGTGTCCGGCCCTAACGGCGACCGTACGGTCGTCGAGGTCGGTGGCGAAATCGATGTATATACCGCGCCCAAGCTGCGCGAGCAGCTGGTCGAGCTGGTGAACGACGGCAGTTTCCACCTTGTCGTCGACATGGAGGGCGTCGACTTCCTCGACTCCACCGGGCTCGGCGTTCTGGTGGGCGGCCTGAAGCGCGTGCGTGCCCACGAGGGCTCGCTGCGGCTGGTCTGCAACCAGGAGCGCATTCTGAAGATCTTCCGTATCACCGGCCTCACCAAGGTGTTCCCGATCCACACCTCGGTCGAGGAAGCGGTGAACGCCACCGACTGA
- a CDS encoding type II secretion system F family protein, which yields MSTEVVHRLGVIVWGALALGWLARSLWAARRRRLVRRRLAELLALEAASRGRRLELRGVGRRWLPVVGAVCAGWVLVGGLAGGLVGLAAGFGVWRWRQRRGADPVAEYDGARAARQLPLAADLVAACIAAGAGPVVAAQAVGEALGGPVGERLARGAAEMRLGSEPVAAWRKLASIPGAGPLARLLERAGEAGVPAAVPVGRLAAEARAEWGRTATARARRAAVMVTAPVGLCFLPAFLAIGVLPVVIGLAGGLLGGGDG from the coding sequence ATGAGTACGGAGGTTGTCCACAGGCTGGGGGTGATCGTGTGGGGAGCGCTGGCGCTCGGATGGCTGGCGCGGTCGCTCTGGGCGGCGCGGCGTCGACGGTTGGTGCGGCGGAGGCTCGCCGAGTTGCTGGCCCTGGAGGCGGCGTCGAGGGGACGGCGCCTGGAGTTGCGGGGCGTCGGGCGGCGGTGGCTGCCGGTGGTGGGTGCCGTGTGCGCCGGCTGGGTGCTGGTCGGGGGGCTCGCCGGAGGTCTGGTGGGACTGGCGGCCGGGTTCGGGGTCTGGCGGTGGCGGCAGCGGCGGGGAGCTGACCCTGTCGCGGAGTACGACGGGGCGCGGGCCGCGCGACAACTTCCGCTTGCCGCCGATCTGGTCGCGGCGTGCATCGCGGCAGGCGCGGGCCCCGTAGTGGCGGCTCAGGCCGTCGGCGAGGCCCTGGGAGGGCCTGTGGGTGAGCGGCTCGCGCGAGGTGCGGCGGAGATGCGGCTCGGGAGTGAACCGGTCGCGGCGTGGCGGAAGTTGGCGTCGATACCGGGCGCCGGGCCGCTGGCAAGGCTCCTGGAGCGCGCGGGTGAGGCGGGTGTACCGGCGGCCGTGCCCGTCGGGCGCCTCGCCGCCGAGGCCCGCGCCGAGTGGGGGCGCACCGCCACGGCACGAGCGCGCCGGGCGGCCGTCATGGTCACCGCGCCTGTGGGGCTGTGCTTTCTGCCCGCGTTCCTCGCGATCGGCGTGCTGCCCGTGGTGATCGGGCTGGCTGGCGGGCTGTTGGGAGGGGGTGATGGATGA
- a CDS encoding methyltransferase, producing the protein MGDVSHTSQSPLPSSGRIDVAARLRDALLGASFTVDGLLDLLGAPAYAALARSETVPALRATRGDTPLETLVRLFLLQQPVPHARVADVLPVEGCVEAGWLARVGGGEVAASVDIRPYGGSDGQDWFIVSDLGCAVGGAGGIGSRDEGVVLGVGGASTTLAGITVRTPVESALDLGTGSGIQALHAAQHATRVTATDLNPRALHITALTLALSGAPAADLREGSLFEPVADETYDLIVSNPPFVISPGARLTYRDGGMGGDDLCRTLVQQAGARLRDGGYAQFLANWQHVEGEDWQDRLRSWVPRGCDAWIVQREVQDVTQYAELWLRDAGDHRVDPAEYQARYDAWLDEFEARKVKSVGFGWITLRRTAAAQPSITVEEWPHSVEQPLGETVRAHFERVDYLRAHDDAALLAGHFTLVAEVVQEQVGLPGAEDPEHVVLRQNRGMRRATKVDTVGAGFAGVCDGTLSAGRILDAIAQLVGEDPVLLRDRTPAQIRLLVEQGFIEPVG; encoded by the coding sequence ATGGGGGATGTGAGCCACACCAGCCAGTCACCCCTGCCCTCGTCCGGTCGCATCGATGTCGCCGCCCGGTTGCGGGACGCCCTGCTCGGGGCCTCCTTCACCGTCGACGGCCTGCTCGACCTGCTCGGCGCCCCCGCGTACGCGGCGCTGGCGCGCAGTGAGACCGTGCCCGCGCTCCGGGCCACCCGGGGGGACACCCCGCTGGAGACGCTCGTACGGCTGTTCCTGTTGCAGCAGCCCGTGCCGCACGCGCGCGTGGCGGACGTTCTGCCGGTCGAGGGCTGTGTGGAGGCCGGCTGGCTGGCGCGGGTGGGCGGGGGCGAGGTCGCCGCGAGTGTGGACATCCGGCCGTACGGAGGTTCCGACGGGCAGGACTGGTTCATCGTGTCCGACCTGGGGTGTGCCGTCGGTGGCGCGGGCGGCATCGGCAGCCGGGACGAAGGCGTCGTGCTCGGCGTGGGCGGAGCCTCCACGACCCTTGCGGGCATCACCGTGCGTACGCCGGTGGAGTCGGCCCTCGACCTCGGCACCGGCTCCGGGATCCAGGCTCTGCACGCCGCACAGCACGCCACACGCGTGACCGCGACCGACCTCAACCCGCGTGCGCTGCACATCACGGCGCTGACCCTCGCGCTCTCCGGCGCGCCGGCCGCCGATCTGCGCGAGGGCTCCCTCTTCGAACCGGTCGCCGACGAGACGTACGACCTGATCGTCTCGAACCCGCCCTTCGTGATCTCGCCGGGCGCCCGGCTCACCTATCGCGACGGCGGAATGGGCGGGGACGATCTCTGCCGGACGCTCGTTCAGCAGGCGGGGGCACGTCTCAGGGACGGGGGGTACGCGCAGTTTCTGGCCAACTGGCAGCACGTGGAGGGGGAGGACTGGCAGGACCGGCTCCGGTCGTGGGTGCCGCGCGGCTGTGACGCGTGGATCGTGCAGCGCGAGGTCCAGGACGTCACGCAGTACGCCGAGTTGTGGCTGCGCGACGCGGGCGACCACCGGGTGGATCCCGCCGAGTACCAGGCGCGGTACGACGCCTGGCTGGACGAGTTCGAGGCGCGCAAGGTGAAGTCGGTCGGCTTCGGGTGGATCACGCTGCGCAGGACGGCCGCCGCCCAGCCCTCGATCACCGTCGAGGAGTGGCCGCACTCCGTCGAACAGCCGCTCGGTGAGACCGTGCGCGCGCATTTCGAGCGCGTCGACTACCTGCGGGCGCACGACGATGCCGCCCTGCTCGCCGGGCACTTCACGCTCGTGGCCGAGGTCGTCCAGGAGCAGGTCGGGCTGCCCGGCGCCGAGGACCCGGAGCACGTGGTGCTGCGTCAGAACCGTGGGATGCGCCGGGCGACGAAGGTGGACACGGTCGGCGCGGGCTTCGCCGGCGTGTGCGACGGCACGCTGAGCGCCGGCCGGATTCTGGACGCCATCGCCCAACTGGTCGGCGAGGATCCGGTGTTGTTGCGGGACCGGACGCCCGCGCAGATCCGGCTGCTGGTGGAGCAGGGGTTCATCGAGCCGGTGGGATGA
- a CDS encoding DEAD/DEAH box helicase codes for MAFNHLPAGVHDALAPLSVTPVTHSMPMAKNHRSDRPSTDTASRPSPSTVLDRLASGPSRASRITHTEHLPPREGRHAVWPDRIRSEVIAAVQAAGIEHPWAHQALAAEHALDGESVIVATGTASGKSLAYLAPVLTALLDGSEAPNGRGATALYLAPTKALAADQRRSVKELSQPLGNAVRPAVYDGDTPFEEREWVRQYANYVLTNPDMLHRGILPSHPRWSSFLRALRYVVIDECHTYRGVFGSHVAQVLRRLRRLCAHYGASPVFLLASATAAEPSVAARRLTGLPVVEVADDASPRGELVFALWEPPLTELHGEKGAPVRRTATAETADLLTDLTLQGMRSIAFVRSRRGAELIAVIAQERLAEIDRSLARRVAAYRGGYLPEERRALERALHSGELLGLAATTALELGVDVSGLDAVVIAGYPGTRASLWQQAGRAGRSGQGALAILVARDDPLDTFLVHHPEALFDQPVESTVLDPDNPYVLAPHLCAAAAEIPLTDEDLELFGPAAPGLLPQLEAAKLLRRRTKAWHWTRRERAADLTDIRGEGGSPVQIVEAGTGRLLGTVDASASHTTVHEGAVHLHQGRTYLVRKLDLEDSVALVEEANPPYSTVARDTTAISVLETDIELPWGQGRLCYGSVEVTNQVVSFLRRRVITGEVLGETKLDLPPRTLRTRAVWWTVTEDQLDAARINPEILGGALHAAEHASIGMLPLFATCDRWDIGGVSVPLHPDTLLPTVFVYDGHPGGAGFAERAFHTARNWLTATRQAIASCECDAGCPSCIQSPKCGNGNDPLHKRGAVRLLAELLREAPED; via the coding sequence ATGGCATTCAATCACTTACCGGCAGGCGTGCACGACGCCTTGGCCCCATTGTCCGTCACGCCAGTGACACACTCGATGCCGATGGCCAAGAATCACCGATCCGATCGACCCTCGACGGACACCGCTTCCCGCCCCTCGCCGAGCACGGTCCTGGACCGGCTCGCCTCGGGGCCGAGCCGGGCTTCGCGCATCACTCATACGGAGCACTTGCCCCCACGTGAGGGCCGCCATGCAGTCTGGCCCGACCGGATCCGCTCGGAGGTCATCGCCGCGGTGCAGGCCGCGGGAATCGAACACCCCTGGGCCCACCAGGCACTGGCCGCGGAGCACGCCCTGGACGGCGAGTCGGTGATCGTCGCCACCGGCACGGCCTCCGGCAAGTCCCTGGCGTATCTCGCCCCCGTCCTGACGGCCCTCCTGGACGGCTCCGAGGCCCCGAACGGCCGCGGCGCGACCGCCCTCTACCTCGCCCCGACGAAGGCCCTCGCCGCAGATCAGCGCCGATCTGTGAAGGAACTTTCACAACCTCTGGGGAACGCGGTACGCCCAGCCGTGTACGACGGGGACACCCCCTTCGAGGAACGCGAATGGGTACGTCAGTACGCCAACTACGTCCTGACCAACCCCGACATGCTGCACCGCGGGATATTGCCCTCCCACCCCCGCTGGTCCTCCTTCCTCCGTGCCCTGCGCTATGTCGTCATCGACGAGTGCCACACCTACCGCGGTGTCTTCGGCTCCCATGTCGCCCAGGTCCTGCGCCGCCTGCGCCGCCTCTGCGCCCACTACGGCGCCTCTCCCGTCTTCCTGCTGGCCTCCGCGACCGCCGCCGAACCCTCGGTCGCCGCACGCCGCCTGACGGGCCTCCCGGTGGTCGAGGTCGCCGACGACGCCTCCCCACGCGGCGAACTGGTCTTCGCCCTCTGGGAACCCCCTCTCACCGAACTGCACGGCGAGAAGGGCGCCCCCGTCCGCCGTACCGCCACCGCCGAGACCGCGGACCTCCTCACCGACCTCACCCTCCAGGGCATGCGCTCGATCGCCTTCGTACGTTCCCGCCGCGGCGCCGAGCTGATCGCGGTGATCGCCCAGGAACGCCTCGCCGAGATCGACCGCTCACTGGCCCGGCGTGTGGCCGCGTACCGCGGCGGCTACCTCCCGGAGGAACGCCGCGCCCTCGAACGCGCCCTCCACTCCGGCGAACTCCTCGGCCTCGCCGCCACCACCGCCCTCGAACTCGGCGTCGACGTCTCCGGGTTGGACGCCGTCGTCATCGCGGGCTACCCGGGCACCCGGGCCTCTCTGTGGCAGCAGGCGGGCCGCGCCGGACGCTCCGGACAGGGCGCGCTGGCGATCCTCGTCGCCCGCGACGACCCGCTTGACACCTTCCTCGTCCACCACCCCGAGGCCCTCTTCGACCAGCCGGTGGAGTCCACCGTCCTCGACCCGGACAACCCGTACGTCCTCGCCCCGCACCTGTGCGCGGCCGCCGCCGAAATCCCGCTCACGGACGAGGACTTGGAGCTCTTCGGACCGGCAGCCCCGGGCCTGCTGCCGCAGCTGGAGGCCGCGAAGCTGCTGCGCCGCCGGACGAAGGCGTGGCACTGGACGCGCCGGGAGCGGGCCGCGGACCTGACCGACATCCGCGGTGAGGGCGGCAGCCCCGTGCAGATCGTCGAGGCCGGCACCGGCCGGCTGCTCGGCACTGTCGACGCGAGCGCCTCGCACACGACGGTCCACGAGGGCGCGGTCCACCTGCACCAGGGCCGTACGTACCTGGTGCGCAAACTGGACCTGGAGGACTCCGTCGCCCTGGTCGAGGAGGCCAACCCGCCGTATTCGACGGTCGCCCGCGACACGACCGCCATCTCCGTCCTGGAGACGGACATCGAACTCCCCTGGGGTCAGGGCCGGTTGTGCTACGGCTCCGTCGAAGTCACCAACCAGGTCGTCTCCTTCCTGCGTCGACGTGTCATCACGGGTGAAGTTCTGGGCGAGACGAAACTCGACCTGCCTCCTCGTACGCTCCGTACGCGCGCCGTGTGGTGGACGGTCACCGAGGACCAACTCGACGCGGCCCGGATCAACCCGGAGATCCTCGGCGGCGCCCTGCACGCCGCCGAGCACGCGTCCATCGGTATGCTCCCGCTCTTCGCCACGTGCGACCGCTGGGACATCGGCGGTGTCTCCGTCCCGCTGCACCCGGACACCCTGCTGCCCACGGTCTTCGTGTACGACGGCCACCCCGGCGGCGCGGGCTTCGCCGAGCGTGCCTTCCACACCGCCCGCAACTGGCTCACCGCCACCCGGCAAGCCATCGCCTCCTGCGAGTGCGACGCCGGCTGCCCGTCCTGCATCCAGTCCCCCAAGTGCGGCAACGGGAACGACCCGTTGCACAAGCGGGGGGCGGTTCGGTTGCTCGCGGAGCTGCTGCGGGAGGCGCCGGAGGACTAG
- a CDS encoding sodium-translocating pyrophosphatase, producing MAGLSTPQQFDHPTTFAAAVLTDDNRLIVMVIGVVALAALVVAGVLVRQVLAAGEGTDSMKEIAKAIQEGANAYLGRQMRTLAVFAAVVFFLLMLLPADDWNQRAGRSIFFLIGAAFSATTGYIGMWLAVRSNVRVAAAAREATPAEGEPEKDLTAVSHKAMKIAFRTGGVVGMFTVGLGLLGASCVVLVYAADAPKVLEGFGLGAALIAMFMRVGGGIFTKAADVGADLVGKVEQGIPEDDPRNAATIADNVGDNVGDCAGMAADLFESYAVTLVAALILGKAAFGDAGLAFPLIVPAIGVLTAMVGIFAVAPRRSDRSGMSAINRGFFISAVISLVLVAVAVYTYLPGKYADLDGVTDAAITAKDGDPRILAVLAVAIGIVLAALIQQLTGYFTETTRRPVRDIGKSSLTGAATVVLAGISIGLESAVYTALLIGLGVYGAFLLGGTSIMLALFAVALAGTGLLTTVGVIVAMDTFGPVSDNAQGIAEMSGDVEGAGAQVLTDLDAVGNTTKAITKGIAIATAVLAAAALFGSYRDAILTAANEVGEKVSGPGAPMNLMMDISQPNNLVGLIAGAAVVFLFSGLAINAVSRSAGAVVYEVRRQFREHPGIMDYTEKPEYGRVVDICTKDALRELATPGLLAVLTPIAIGFSLGVGALGSFLAGAIGTGTLMAVFLANSGGAWDNAKKLVEDGHHGGKGSEAHAATVIGDTVGDPFKDTAGPAINPLLKVMNLVALLIAPAVVKFSYGDDKSVGMRVLIAVLSIAVIVGAVYISKRRGIAVGDEGNAERVAKTADPAVVS from the coding sequence ATGGCGGGGCTTTCTACCCCTCAGCAGTTTGACCACCCCACAACCTTCGCAGCCGCAGTACTGACGGATGACAACCGTCTGATCGTGATGGTCATCGGAGTCGTCGCGCTCGCGGCGCTCGTGGTCGCCGGGGTCCTGGTGCGCCAGGTACTCGCGGCGGGCGAGGGCACCGACAGCATGAAGGAGATCGCCAAGGCGATCCAGGAAGGCGCCAATGCCTACCTGGGACGGCAGATGCGCACCCTCGCGGTATTCGCCGCCGTGGTGTTCTTCCTGCTCATGCTGCTTCCGGCGGACGACTGGAATCAGCGTGCCGGACGGTCGATCTTCTTCTTGATCGGCGCGGCGTTCTCGGCGACCACCGGCTATATCGGTATGTGGCTCGCCGTACGGAGCAATGTCCGCGTGGCCGCCGCGGCAAGGGAAGCGACTCCGGCGGAGGGTGAGCCCGAAAAGGATCTCACCGCCGTCTCGCACAAAGCCATGAAGATCGCTTTCCGCACGGGTGGCGTCGTCGGCATGTTCACGGTGGGGCTCGGTCTGCTGGGCGCCTCGTGTGTGGTGCTGGTGTACGCGGCCGACGCCCCGAAGGTCCTCGAGGGCTTCGGTCTCGGTGCCGCGCTGATCGCGATGTTCATGCGTGTCGGCGGCGGCATCTTCACCAAGGCCGCCGACGTCGGCGCCGACCTGGTCGGCAAGGTCGAGCAGGGCATTCCGGAGGACGATCCGCGCAATGCCGCGACCATCGCCGACAACGTGGGCGACAACGTCGGCGACTGTGCCGGTATGGCCGCGGACCTCTTCGAGTCCTACGCCGTGACGCTCGTCGCCGCGCTGATCCTCGGCAAGGCCGCGTTCGGCGACGCCGGGCTCGCGTTCCCGCTGATCGTGCCCGCGATCGGCGTACTCACCGCGATGGTCGGCATCTTCGCAGTGGCGCCCCGGCGCTCCGACCGCAGCGGCATGTCCGCGATCAACCGGGGGTTCTTCATCTCCGCGGTGATCTCGCTGGTGCTGGTGGCCGTGGCCGTTTACACCTATCTGCCGGGGAAGTACGCCGACCTCGACGGCGTCACGGACGCGGCGATCACGGCCAAGGACGGCGACCCGCGGATCCTCGCGGTCCTCGCCGTCGCGATCGGCATCGTCCTGGCCGCGCTGATCCAGCAGTTGACCGGCTACTTCACCGAGACCACCCGCCGTCCCGTGCGGGACATCGGCAAGAGTTCGCTCACCGGCGCGGCCACCGTCGTCCTCGCCGGTATCTCCATCGGTCTCGAGTCGGCCGTCTACACCGCCCTGTTGATCGGCCTCGGCGTGTACGGGGCCTTCCTGCTCGGCGGTACGTCGATCATGCTGGCGCTCTTCGCCGTGGCGCTTGCCGGCACCGGTCTGCTCACCACGGTCGGCGTGATCGTGGCGATGGACACCTTCGGGCCGGTCTCCGACAACGCTCAGGGCATCGCCGAGATGTCCGGTGACGTCGAGGGCGCGGGCGCGCAGGTGCTCACCGACCTGGACGCCGTGGGCAACACCACCAAGGCCATCACCAAGGGCATCGCCATCGCCACTGCCGTACTGGCCGCGGCGGCGCTCTTCGGCTCGTACCGCGACGCGATCCTCACGGCCGCGAACGAAGTCGGCGAGAAGGTCTCGGGGCCGGGCGCGCCCATGAACCTGATGATGGACATCTCGCAGCCCAACAACCTGGTGGGTCTCATCGCGGGCGCCGCGGTCGTCTTCCTCTTCTCGGGGCTGGCGATCAACGCGGTATCGCGGTCCGCCGGGGCAGTGGTCTACGAGGTGCGGCGGCAGTTCCGCGAGCACCCCGGGATCATGGACTACACCGAGAAGCCCGAGTACGGGCGCGTCGTCGACATCTGCACCAAGGACGCGCTGCGCGAACTGGCCACGCCCGGTCTGCTCGCCGTACTCACTCCGATCGCGATCGGCTTCTCGCTCGGGGTCGGCGCGCTCGGCTCGTTCCTCGCGGGAGCGATCGGCACCGGCACGCTGATGGCGGTCTTCCTCGCGAACTCGGGCGGTGCCTGGGACAACGCGAAGAAACTCGTCGAGGACGGCCACCACGGCGGCAAGGGCAGCGAAGCCCATGCCGCGACGGTGATCGGCGACACCGTCGGTGACCCCTTCAAGGACACCGCGGGCCCCGCGATCAACCCGCTGCTCAAGGTGATGAACCTGGTGGCGTTGCTGATCGCACCCGCGGTCGTCAAGTTCTCGTACGGCGACGACAAGAGCGTCGGGATGCGCGTGCTGATCGCGGTGCTCTCGATCGCTGTCATCGTGGGCGCCGTGTACATCTCCAAGCGGCGCGGGATCGCCGTGGGTGACGAAGGCAACGCGGAAAGGGTGGCCAAGACGGCCGACCCCGCAGTGGTGTCGTAG
- a CDS encoding ATP-binding protein, whose protein sequence is MATVELRFSALPEHVRTARLVAAAVARRAGVDEAVLDEVRLAVGEACTRAVGLHQSSGISAPVRVLLIEEEKQFSIEVGDEAPRTAPGESVPGASPGDPDAETEEDEMGLAVISGLVDDVEVTAGENGGLIRMSWPTTPPAPLVP, encoded by the coding sequence ATGGCCACCGTTGAGCTCCGCTTCAGCGCGCTGCCCGAGCACGTCAGGACCGCCCGACTGGTGGCGGCAGCGGTGGCGCGCAGGGCCGGAGTGGACGAGGCCGTACTCGACGAGGTCAGACTCGCTGTCGGCGAGGCCTGTACCCGTGCCGTCGGACTGCACCAGAGCAGCGGCATCTCGGCGCCGGTGCGGGTGCTGCTGATCGAGGAGGAGAAGCAGTTCTCCATCGAGGTCGGCGACGAAGCGCCGCGCACGGCTCCCGGTGAGTCGGTGCCCGGCGCCTCCCCCGGCGACCCGGACGCGGAGACCGAGGAGGACGAGATGGGGCTCGCGGTCATCAGCGGCCTCGTCGACGACGTCGAGGTCACCGCCGGGGAGAACGGCGGACTGATCAGGATGAGCTGGCCGACCACGCCGCCGGCCCCGCTCGTTCCCTGA
- a CDS encoding DUF4244 domain-containing protein: MGKAVRVRAWLLGLVRRDAGMVTSEYAVGIIAAVAFAAALYKVLTSGQVSAELQGIVERALNVQM, encoded by the coding sequence ATGGGCAAGGCAGTACGGGTGCGGGCGTGGTTGCTCGGGCTGGTGCGGAGGGACGCGGGAATGGTCACCTCCGAGTACGCGGTGGGGATCATCGCGGCGGTCGCCTTCGCGGCCGCGCTCTACAAGGTGCTGACGAGTGGGCAGGTCAGCGCGGAGTTGCAGGGGATCGTGGAGCGGGCGCTCAATGTCCAGATGTGA
- a CDS encoding Rv3654c family TadE-like protein: protein MTGGGRPGAVGRNCAARESGCSNRLSASDSPSALAGSGESARSGRPARSERPARSDGPARSEQSARSDRRARRARPASPARPARLDGSARPDTAVRSDRGSATVWSVGVIAVLCVVFGVVLAMGQVVLVRHRAAGAADLAALAAADHWMDGATAACAAADRVARAQHARLVRCAIGGEISDVTAASGREPFAAEVRSRAGPAGPVQSAGSADPTGPAQPAEPPGSGPGSGPGSGPGSGPGSGPGSGPGSGPGSGPGSGSGPGPAPPPVPPGPPQDRPGDVGAPTG, encoded by the coding sequence ATGACGGGAGGTGGTCGGCCAGGTGCGGTGGGCCGCAACTGCGCTGCTCGGGAGTCGGGTTGCTCGAATCGGTTGAGTGCGTCGGATTCGCCGAGCGCATTGGCTGGGTCTGGTGAGTCCGCTCGGTCCGGCAGACCTGCCAGATCAGAGCGGCCCGCTCGGTCGGACGGGCCGGCGAGGTCGGAGCAGTCGGCTCGGTCGGACAGGCGCGCGAGGCGCGCTAGGCCAGCCAGTCCCGCGAGGCCAGCCAGGCTTGACGGTTCAGCCAGACCCGACACGGCAGTCCGGTCCGACAGAGGCTCGGCGACCGTCTGGTCGGTCGGGGTGATCGCCGTGCTGTGCGTTGTGTTCGGGGTGGTTCTGGCCATGGGGCAGGTCGTCCTGGTCCGTCACCGGGCGGCGGGTGCGGCCGACCTGGCGGCGCTCGCCGCGGCGGACCACTGGATGGACGGCGCGACGGCGGCCTGCGCCGCGGCGGACCGAGTGGCACGGGCCCAGCACGCGCGGCTCGTCAGGTGCGCGATCGGCGGCGAGATCTCGGACGTCACGGCGGCGTCGGGCCGGGAGCCGTTCGCTGCGGAGGTCAGGTCGAGAGCGGGACCGGCGGGACCCGTGCAGTCGGCGGGATCTGCGGATCCGACGGGCCCCGCCCAGCCGGCCGAGCCACCGGGATCGGGACCCGGATCGGGACCCGGATCGGGACCCGGATCGGGACCCGGATCGGGACCCGGATCGGGACCCGGATCGGGACCCGGATCGGGACCCGGATCGGGATCGGGACCCGGACCGGCACCGCCACCGGTCCCGCCCGGCCCGCCGCAGGACCGGCCAGGTGACGTCGGTGCCCCGACCGGCTAG
- a CDS encoding TadE family type IV pilus minor pilin: MTAEAAVVLPALVLVAMSLVWALLAASAQIQCQDAARAGARAAARQDPPDAVLTTTRRAAPRGARVEVSREGDLVRVTVTASAPGPDALTLELSDEAAALAEETVGVSGG, translated from the coding sequence GTGACCGCCGAGGCGGCCGTGGTGCTGCCCGCGCTGGTGCTCGTCGCGATGTCGCTGGTCTGGGCGCTGCTCGCCGCGTCCGCGCAGATCCAGTGCCAGGACGCGGCGAGGGCGGGTGCCCGCGCGGCGGCCCGCCAGGACCCGCCCGACGCCGTCCTGACGACGACGCGCCGCGCGGCACCGCGGGGCGCACGAGTCGAGGTGAGCCGGGAAGGCGACCTGGTCCGGGTGACGGTCACCGCGAGCGCGCCGGGTCCCGACGCGCTGACCCTGGAGCTGAGCGATGAGGCGGCGGCTCTGGCGGAGGAGACGGTGGGGGTGAGCGGGGGATGA
- a CDS encoding small secreted protein: protein MEGTNPVNKKLAAALSGGAVLVLALSGCSSDDSNDKLNSWAKQVCDAVQPQIQKIAAANAQIQKETSDDSTPEEVQKADSTGFQDISDAYKTMATGIENVGPPDVDDGKKKQEDAVKELNALSASYADLVKQSDALNTKDQAKFADGLSGVAEQLGKLSKTGNDALKKLEEGDVGKAMATQESCKSASASASPSSTEG, encoded by the coding sequence ATGGAAGGGACCAATCCGGTGAACAAGAAGCTCGCGGCCGCACTGTCCGGCGGTGCGGTACTGGTACTGGCGCTGTCGGGATGCAGCAGCGACGACAGCAACGACAAGCTCAACTCCTGGGCCAAGCAGGTCTGTGACGCGGTGCAGCCGCAGATCCAGAAGATCGCGGCAGCCAACGCCCAGATCCAGAAGGAGACCTCGGACGACAGCACGCCGGAAGAGGTCCAGAAGGCCGACTCCACGGGCTTCCAGGACATCTCCGACGCCTACAAGACGATGGCGACCGGCATCGAGAACGTCGGGCCGCCGGACGTCGACGACGGCAAGAAGAAGCAGGAGGACGCGGTCAAGGAGCTCAACGCCCTCTCCGCGTCCTACGCCGACCTGGTGAAGCAGTCGGATGCGCTCAACACCAAGGACCAGGCGAAGTTCGCCGACGGACTCAGCGGGGTCGCCGAGCAGTTGGGCAAGCTGAGCAAGACCGGCAACGACGCTCTCAAGAAGCTCGAAGAGGGAGACGTCGGCAAGGCGATGGCGACGCAGGAGAGCTGCAAGTCGGCGTCCGCGTCCGCCTCGCCTTCGTCGACCGAGGGCTGA